One stretch of Eretmochelys imbricata isolate rEreImb1 chromosome 1, rEreImb1.hap1, whole genome shotgun sequence DNA includes these proteins:
- the PDXP gene encoding chronophin — protein MAACRRLSGASAREVLGPAQGLLFDCDGVLWAGERAVPGAPELLERLSRSGKASFFVSNNSRRSVSELERRFSRLGFRGVRAEQVFSSALCSALYLRQRLLGAGGGGDACPGPGRVFVLGGEGLRGELREAGLRLAAEGGPAGGKDEPPVRAVLVGYDDQFTFAKLSEACGYLRDPQCLLVATDPDPWHPLSDGQRTPGTGSLTAAVETASGRKAMVVGKPNTYMFDCIVERFHVDPSRILMVGDRLETDILFGKNCGLATVLTLTGVSRLEEAQAYMASDNPAAKDLVPNYYVDSIADLIPGLDE, from the exons ATGGCGGCCTGCCGGCGGCTGAGCGGGGCGAGCGCGCGGGAGGTGCTGGGCCCGGCGCAGGGGCTGCTGTTCGATTGCGACGGGGTGCTGTGGGCCGGCGAGCGGGCGGTGCCCGGCGCGCCCGAGCTGCTGGAGCGGCTGAGCCGCAGCGGGAAGGCCTCGTTCTTCGTCAGCAACAACAGCCGGCGCTCGGTCTCCGAGCTGGAGCGGCGCTTCAGCCGCCTGGGCTTCCGCGGCGTGCGGGCCGAGCAGGTCTTCAGCTCCGCGCTCTGCTCCGCGCTCTACCTGCGCCAGCGCCTGCTGggggccggcggcggcggcgacgCCTGCCCCGGGCCCGGCCGGGTCTTCGTgctgggcggggaggggctgcGCGGGGAGCTGCGGGAGGCCGGGCTGCGCCTGGCCGCTGAGGGCGGCCCGGCCGGCGGGAAGGACGAGCCGCCGGTGCGCGCCGTGCTGGTCGGCTACGATGATCAGTTCACCTTCGCTAAGCTGTCTGAGGCCTGCGGCTACCTGCGCGACCCACAGTGCCTGCTGGTGGCCACCGACCCCGACCCCTGGCACCCGCTCAGCGACGGGCAGCGCACCCCGG gGACAGGGAGTCTCACAGCTGCAGTGGAAACAGCCTCGGGGCGCAAGGCGATGGTGGTGGGGAAGCCGAACACGTATATGTTTGACTGCATTGTAGAGCGCTTTCATGTGGACCCTTCCCGCATCCTCATGGTGGGCGATAGGCTGGAGACGGATATCCTGTTTGGCAAGAATTGTGGGCTTGCCACGGTCCTGACTCTGACTGGTGTGTCCCGTCTGGAGGAGGCACAGGCCTACATGGCCAGCGACAACCCTGCTGCAAAGGACCTGGTGCCCAACTACTATGTAGACAGCATTGCAGACTTGATACCAGGCCTGGATGAGTAG
- the LGALS1 gene encoding galectin-1 yields MSCGMVCTNMGIKAGKRIGVKGEISAGAKSFVLNLGKDQANVVLHFNPRFDAHGDVNTIVCNSKDKGEWGAEHRESAFPFQEGTNVEIFFTHDSSNLTITLPNNQQFKFPNRLGLQVIDFLNAEGDFTIKSVQLE; encoded by the exons ATGTCTTGT GGAATGGTTTGTACCAATATGGGCATCAAGGCTGGAAAGCGCATTGGTGTGAAGGGTGAAATCTCTGCAGGTGCCAAGAG CTTTGTGCTGAACCTAGGGAAAGACCAAGCCAACGTAGTGCTGCACTTCAACCCACGTTTTGATGCTCATGGGGATGTGAACACCATTGTGTGCAACTCCAAGGACAAAGGGGAATGGGGTGCTGAGCACAGGGAATCAGCCTTCCCCTTCCAGGAGGGCACCAACGTGGAG ATCTTCTTCACTCATGACTCAAGTAATCTAACCATTACTTTGCCAAACAACCAGCAGTTCAAGTTCCCTAACCGGTTGGGTCTCCAGGTCATCGATTTCCTGAATGCAGAAGGTGACTTCACAATCAAATCCGTCCAGTTGGAATAA
- the LOC144274732 gene encoding urotensin-2 receptor-like, with protein MAEAGEEAQCGNFSDDGPNLEEDSPVTGLLGTILTVMCLFGMTGNVYTLVVTSRGVSGHSAGSLCVYVVNLALADLLYLSTIPFVVCTYFAQDWFFGDMGCRLLLSLDLLTMHASIFLLMAMSLERYWAVTRPLRARQTGNSCRKLTSLALWLLSLLLTVPMMVMIQLRDSSSHNKRICFPTWTPEAFRVYLTVLFITSILAPGLILGFLYCCLARAYWTSMAAMQPRVTGRALKQKLFSRIFSIIAAYWACFVPFWAWQLAKLYWSEGLGISPTAQAYLNFGVTCLTYGNSCINPFLYTLLTRNYREHLAHSGERQAGEQAFFLTGNQALIGFDLAPPPSQISQSPCSFAVHYSPPTHLTYYQPLVLSKKETLL; from the exons ATGGCAGAGGCGGGAGAGGAAGCACAGTGTGGTAATTTCTCAGATGATGGTCCTAACTTAGAAGAGGATAGCCCAGTTACTGGGCTCTTGGGCACCATCCTGACAGTCATGTGCCTTTTTGGGATGACAGGGAATGTCTACACACTAGTGGTGACATCCAGAGGCGTGTCTGGCCACTCAGCTGGCTCCCTGTGTGTCTATGTGGTCAACCTAGCCCTGGCTGACCTACTCTACCTCTCCACCATCCCCTTCGTGGTATGCACGTACTTTGCCCAGGATTGGTTCTTTGGGGATATGGGCTGCAGACTTTTGCTCAGCCTGGACCTCCTCACCATGCATGCCAGCATCTTCCTGCTGATGGCCATGAGCCTGGAGAGGTACTGGGCAGTGACTAGGCCACTAAGGGCCAGGCAGACCGGGAACAGCTGCCGCAAACTCACCAGCCTGGCCCTCTGGCTCCTCTCGCTGCTGCTGACTGTGCCCATGATGGTCATGATCCAACTGCGGGACAGCAGCAGCCACAACAAGCGGATCTGCTTCCCCACCTGGACGCCCGAGGCCTTCCGCGTTTACCTCACGGTGCTCTTCATCACCAGCATTCTGGCTCCTGGCCTGATCCTAGGCTTCCTGTACTGCTGCCTTGCCCGAGCCTACTGGACCTCAATGGCGGCCATGCAGCCGCGGGTGACAGGCCGGGCCTTGAAGCAGAAGCTGTTCTCCAGGATTTTCAGCATCATTGCAGCCTACTGGGCCTGCTTTGTACCCTTCTGGGCCTGGCAGCTCGCTAAGCTGTACTGGAGTGAGGGCTTGGGGATCAGCCCTACCGCCCAGGCATACCTTAACTTTGGAGTGACCTGCCTGACCTACGGCAACAGCTGCATCAACCCATTCCTCTACACCCTGCTCACCCGGAACTACCGAGAGCACCTGGCCCATAGCGGGGAGAGGCAGGCTGGGGAGCAGGCCTTCTTCTTGACAGGGAACCAGG CACTGATTGGCTTTGACCTGGCACCTCCTCCTTCCCAAATATCTCAGAGCCCCTGCTCATTCGCTGTCCATTATAGCCCTCCCACCCACTTAACCTACTACCAGCCCTTGGTGCTCTCCAAGAAAGAGACGCTCCTTTGA
- the LOC144259364 gene encoding arf-GAP with dual PH domain-containing protein 1-like, with product MAEKGDKNMKALKEVWRRAENALCADCGKPDPDWASYTLGVFICVSCSGIHRNIPNISKVKSLRMDHWDEAQVQFLEQHGNVVAKATYEAHIPIYYYQPTHADCQVLREQWIRAKYERKEFTEQGRHLPYSNGLKEGILWKRGRDNGQFLLRKFLLSERDGCLKYFSKPDAKEPKINIKIDTINATFQPVKIGNPNGLQISYLKDNKTRNIFLYHKDGKEIVDWFNAIRAVQVHYLKVAFPVASDNEIKSRLMQKFLKEGYMEKTGPRQREAFKKRWFTLDHRRLMYFKDPLDAFAKGEVFVGNREHGYSVKQGLPAGAQGSFSWQYGLTIVTPDREYLFTCETESDQQDWIAAFSQVIEQPMTPQEYAIEAYFKLSS from the exons ATCCTGACTGGGCATCTTATACTTTGGGTGTCTTTATCTGCGTGAGCTGCTCAGGGATCCACCGCAATATCCCTAACATTAGCAAAGTTAAATCCTTGAGGATGGACCACTGGGACGAGGCCCAGGTGCAG TTCCTGGAGCAGCATGGGAATGTGGTGGCTAAAGCCACGTACGAGGCTCACATCCCCATTTACTATTACCAGCCGACTCACGCCGACTGCCA AGTCCTGAGGGAGCAGTGGATACGGGCCAAGTACGAGCGCAAGGAATTCACCGAGCAAGGGAGACATCTGCCGTATTCCAACG GACTGAAGGAAGGGATCCTATGGAAACGGGGCCGGGATAACGGGCAGTTCTTACTCCGCAAGTTTCTCTTGTCTGAGAGAGATGGGTGTCTCAAGTACTTCTCCAAACCGGAT gcaaaagagcccaaaataaatattaaaattgaCACCATCAATGCCACATTCCAGCCAGTGAAGATCGGGAACCCCAATGGCCTGCAGATCAGCTACCTCAAGGACAACAAGACCCGCAATATCTTCCTTTACCACAAGGATGGAAAG GAGATAGTGGACTGGTTCAATGCCATACGCGCAGTGCAGGTTCATTACCTGAAGGTGGCATTTCCCGTGGCCAGTGACAATGAG ATCAAAAGCCGACTAATGCAGAAATTCCTGAAGGAGGGATACATGGAGAAGACTGGCCCCAGG CAGAGAGAGGCCTTTAAGAAGCGCTGGTTCACACTGGATCACCGCAGACTCATGTACTTCAAGGATCCATTG GATGCATTTGCTAAAGGCGAAGTGTTCGTGGGCAATAGGGAGCATGGATACAGTGTCAAGCAAGGGCTGccagcaggggctcagggcagcttCTCCTGGCAGTACGGCCTCACCATCGTCACCCCCGACCGGGAATATCTCTTCACCTGCGAGACCGAGAGTGACCAGCAGGACTGGATTGCGGCCTTTAGTCAGGTCATTGAACAGCCCATGACCCCCCAGGAGTATGCAA TTGAAGCCTACTTCAAGCTCAGCTCCTAA